A region of bacterium DNA encodes the following proteins:
- a CDS encoding Nif3-like dinuclear metal center hexameric protein: MKLSKVVHRIEEHFPLEWAEEWDHSGLLVGDNWAEIRYIMLAVDPSAKIVEEAASKGADMLITHHPPDLAPPSSVIKGHPLGNAYFMCAKSGIAFYVMHSVLDVSPVSPNHALAAQLRLVDCEVLKPIDRGKYLKVVVFVPESHLEQVRVALCLEGAGNIGNYSDCTFSTPGVGTFLPGREAKPFSGVLGQLKKEKERRLETIIPVESIDAAILAIKKSHPYEEPAFDIYPVLNTPGRLGFGQIGDLLRPTSLLELAQELKATLPSGRIAVNGKSEARVTRVAIITGSGGDFVDIALSKKADVLITGEAKYHQLRYAEALGLPVIIAGHFATEWVVLPTLKNELDKIIWEHPGDGVIDIAKEEHSPVWVV; encoded by the coding sequence GAGACAATTGGGCTGAGATACGATATATCATGTTAGCAGTTGATCCCTCTGCAAAAATAGTAGAAGAAGCAGCCTCTAAAGGTGCGGACATGCTTATCACACATCATCCACCTGATTTAGCGCCGCCATCTAGTGTTATAAAGGGACATCCTTTGGGAAACGCGTATTTTATGTGCGCAAAATCTGGAATTGCGTTTTATGTTATGCATTCTGTTCTCGATGTCTCTCCTGTTTCGCCGAATCATGCCCTCGCAGCGCAGTTAAGGTTGGTTGATTGCGAGGTTTTAAAACCTATCGACAGGGGAAAATATCTTAAGGTAGTTGTATTTGTTCCCGAATCGCATCTCGAACAAGTTCGCGTTGCTCTTTGTTTGGAGGGAGCTGGAAACATCGGGAATTATTCAGATTGCACTTTTTCCACTCCTGGAGTGGGCACATTTCTTCCCGGTAGAGAAGCGAAGCCATTTTCGGGCGTTCTGGGTCAACTTAAAAAGGAAAAAGAGCGTCGCCTCGAGACTATAATTCCTGTCGAGTCCATCGATGCGGCGATTTTAGCGATAAAGAAATCACATCCATATGAAGAACCAGCTTTCGATATTTATCCGGTGTTAAATACCCCCGGGAGACTCGGTTTTGGCCAAATCGGCGACCTTTTAAGACCAACAAGCCTTCTAGAGCTCGCGCAGGAGCTCAAAGCAACCCTTCCTTCTGGTAGAATAGCTGTGAACGGAAAAAGCGAAGCAAGAGTGACTCGTGTAGCAATAATTACTGGTTCTGGTGGGGACTTTGTCGATATTGCGCTTTCAAAAAAAGCTGATGTTCTTATAACTGGTGAAGCAAAATATCACCAACTGAGATATGCCGAAGCGCTTGGACTTCCGGTGATAATCGCTGGTCATTTTGCCACCGAATGGGTGGTTCTTCCTACGCTAAAGAACGAATTGGACAAAATAATCTGGGAACACCCCGGTGATGGCGTCATCGACATTGCAAAAGAGGAACACTCGCCGGTTTGGGTGGTATAG